A window of Burkholderia ubonensis contains these coding sequences:
- a CDS encoding IS5 family transposase, whose translation MKRQMSFAEAESAGKKRVTRRQRFLDEMEKLVPWPRLLTAIEPYYPKGERGRRPIGLERMLRIYFLQQWYGLSDEGLEDALYDSIAMRAFAGIDLAVENVPDATTLLKFRRLLLEHDLTRKLFDEIGISLCERGLMMKEGTLVDATIIEAPSSTKNAEKSRDPEMHQTKKGNAWHFGMKAHLGVDADSGLVHSVVGTAANVSDVSQAHALLHGHEEEAFGDAGYIGVDKRDEMNGKLVKWRVAAKRGKIKAMQDGPLKDLETTVERTKAQIRARVEHPFHIVKNLFRYRKVRYKGLAKNTAQLFSLFALANLVIVRNRLRSAHGSSPSCA comes from the coding sequence ATGAAGCGGCAGATGAGCTTTGCGGAAGCGGAAAGTGCGGGCAAGAAGCGCGTGACCCGGCGTCAGCGTTTCCTGGACGAGATGGAGAAGCTCGTGCCGTGGCCGCGGTTGCTGACGGCGATCGAGCCGTACTATCCGAAGGGTGAGCGCGGCCGTCGGCCGATAGGTCTGGAGCGGATGCTTCGAATCTATTTCCTGCAGCAGTGGTACGGCCTGTCGGACGAAGGGCTGGAAGACGCGCTGTACGACAGCATCGCGATGCGTGCCTTCGCGGGAATCGATCTGGCTGTCGAGAATGTGCCGGATGCGACCACGCTGCTGAAGTTCCGGCGCCTGCTGCTCGAGCATGACCTGACGCGCAAGCTGTTCGATGAGATCGGTATCTCGCTGTGCGAACGCGGGCTGATGATGAAGGAAGGTACCTTGGTCGACGCGACGATCATCGAAGCGCCGTCGTCGACCAAGAACGCCGAGAAGAGCCGCGACCCGGAGATGCATCAGACGAAGAAAGGAAACGCCTGGCACTTTGGGATGAAGGCCCATCTCGGGGTCGACGCCGATTCGGGGCTGGTTCACAGCGTGGTGGGCACGGCGGCCAACGTGTCGGACGTTTCGCAGGCTCACGCCCTGCTGCACGGGCATGAAGAGGAAGCGTTCGGCGACGCGGGCTACATCGGCGTGGACAAACGCGACGAAATGAACGGCAAGCTGGTGAAATGGCGTGTGGCGGCCAAGCGCGGAAAGATCAAGGCGATGCAGGATGGCCCGCTGAAGGATCTGGAGACCACGGTCGAGCGAACCAAGGCGCAAATCCGCGCGCGGGTCGAGCATCCGTTTCATATCGTCAAGAACCTGTTCCGTTATCGCAAGGTGCGCTACAAGGGACTGGCCAAGAACACGGCGCAGCTGTTCAGTCTGTTCGCCCTGGCGAACCTGGTGATCGTACGAAACCGGCTGCGTTCGGCTCATGGGAGCAGTCCGTCATGCGCGTGA
- a CDS encoding trimeric intracellular cation channel family protein, whose amino-acid sequence MNSHAAYFALDLVGTFVFAMSGAIAARQKRLDLFGTLSIAFMVACGGGIVRDVCIGAIPPAGLSNWRYLAASVLATAVAIFAYAPVRRLRQPVLFFDAIGLGLFAVAGAQKALSFGHNAELAILLGIVTAVGGGVMRDVVLSRLPVILDREVYATAALAGAGAQVLFSSAHWTQWWTPWFATILCVAIRLASLRFGWRLPTFRGHRASELPDDE is encoded by the coding sequence GTGAATTCGCACGCGGCCTACTTCGCCCTCGATCTGGTCGGGACTTTCGTATTCGCCATGAGCGGCGCTATTGCCGCTCGCCAAAAGCGGCTGGACCTGTTCGGCACCTTGTCCATCGCGTTCATGGTGGCATGCGGCGGCGGAATCGTGCGTGACGTCTGCATTGGCGCGATTCCGCCGGCAGGGCTTTCAAACTGGAGGTATCTGGCGGCTTCCGTGCTCGCGACCGCAGTCGCGATTTTCGCGTATGCACCGGTACGCCGTCTACGGCAGCCCGTTCTGTTCTTTGATGCGATTGGGCTCGGCCTGTTCGCCGTTGCGGGTGCGCAAAAGGCGCTGAGTTTCGGACACAATGCGGAGCTCGCCATTTTGCTCGGCATCGTGACTGCGGTCGGCGGCGGTGTCATGCGCGACGTCGTGCTTTCGCGCCTGCCGGTCATTTTGGACCGCGAGGTCTATGCGACGGCTGCGCTCGCCGGTGCGGGCGCACAAGTTCTGTTCTCGTCCGCGCACTGGACGCAGTGGTGGACGCCATGGTTTGCGACAATCCTCTGCGTTGCCATTCGGCTTGCTTCGCTTCGGTTTGGCTGGCGCTTGCCCACCTTCCGTGGGCATCGCGCCAGCGAGCTTCCCGACGACGAATAG
- a CDS encoding efflux transporter outer membrane subunit, whose protein sequence is MCTSPANDRACGGRTSRRRTAARLAAGLLAALLAGGCTVGPNFVPPPAPRVERFIAPDDPHAASGPWTGDGRTQALSPDAPLTRDWWTRFGSRAIDASVDAALTGSPTLALAEATLRRSEHALRAGQGVFFPQIDAQAGAARERATPSRGPALPASIFNLFTLSATVSYTLDLWGGERRQVEALAAGVDAQRHALAGAYLMLSANVVNTMIARAAYRDEAAATRETIGLVDEQIRLTRAQVTAGAAAYVAVLTLESQRATLQATLPALDQKRAQADDLLALLAGRYPADWRTPELSLAAIELPASLPDTAPSSLVRRRPDIQQAEAELHVASAQVGVATAALYPNLTLSASGGFDSGVAANLFSPAGRAWSVGAGVTAPLFHGGTLLNQRRAAQDAYDEADASYRQVVLAAFSQVADALRALANDAAALDAQARAMAAARDALRLAQAGYDAGITGYVPLLVADVQYHQARIAWLQALAQRLQDTVAFYVALGGGWGEAG, encoded by the coding sequence ATGTGTACGTCGCCGGCAAATGACCGCGCGTGCGGCGGCCGTACGTCGCGGCGCCGAACCGCTGCGCGCTTGGCCGCCGGGCTGCTCGCCGCGCTGCTCGCGGGCGGCTGCACGGTCGGGCCGAACTTCGTGCCACCGCCCGCGCCGCGCGTCGAGCGCTTCATCGCGCCCGACGATCCGCACGCGGCGTCCGGCCCGTGGACCGGCGACGGCCGCACGCAAGCGTTGTCGCCCGACGCGCCGCTCACGCGCGACTGGTGGACGCGCTTCGGCAGCCGCGCGATCGACGCGAGCGTCGACGCCGCGCTGACCGGCAGCCCGACGCTCGCGCTCGCCGAAGCGACGCTGCGGCGCAGCGAGCACGCGTTGCGCGCAGGCCAGGGCGTGTTCTTCCCGCAGATCGACGCGCAGGCCGGCGCGGCGCGCGAGCGCGCGACGCCGTCGCGCGGCCCGGCGCTGCCGGCGTCGATCTTCAACCTGTTTACGCTGTCGGCGACCGTCAGCTACACCCTCGACCTTTGGGGCGGCGAACGGCGCCAGGTGGAGGCGCTGGCCGCCGGCGTCGACGCGCAGCGCCACGCGCTGGCCGGCGCGTATCTGATGCTGAGCGCCAACGTCGTCAACACGATGATCGCGCGCGCCGCGTATCGCGACGAAGCCGCCGCCACGCGCGAGACGATCGGTCTCGTCGACGAGCAGATTCGCCTGACGCGCGCGCAGGTGACGGCCGGCGCGGCGGCCTACGTCGCGGTGCTGACGCTCGAGTCGCAGCGGGCGACGCTGCAGGCAACCTTGCCGGCGCTCGACCAGAAGCGCGCGCAAGCCGACGATCTGCTGGCGCTGCTGGCCGGCCGATATCCGGCCGACTGGCGGACGCCGGAGCTGTCGCTCGCCGCGATCGAACTGCCGGCGAGCCTGCCCGATACCGCGCCGTCGTCGCTGGTGCGCCGCCGTCCGGACATTCAGCAGGCGGAAGCCGAACTGCACGTGGCGAGCGCCCAGGTGGGCGTCGCCACCGCCGCGCTCTACCCGAACCTGACGCTGTCCGCGTCGGGCGGCTTCGACAGCGGCGTCGCGGCCAATCTGTTCTCGCCGGCCGGCCGTGCTTGGAGCGTCGGCGCCGGCGTCACCGCACCGCTGTTTCACGGCGGCACGCTGCTGAACCAGCGGCGCGCCGCCCAGGATGCCTACGACGAGGCCGACGCGTCCTACCGGCAGGTCGTGCTGGCCGCGTTCTCCCAGGTGGCCGACGCGCTGCGCGCGCTCGCGAACGACGCCGCGGCGCTCGATGCGCAGGCTCGCGCGATGGCCGCCGCCCGCGATGCGCTGCGGCTCGCGCAGGCCGGCTACGACGCGGGGATCACCGGCTACGTGCCGTTGCTGGTCGCCGACGTGCAATATCACCAGGCCCGCATCGCGTGGCTTCAGGCGCTCGCGCAACGCCTGCAGGATACGGTCGCGTTCTACGTCGCGCTCGGCGGCGGCTGGGGCGAAGCTGGTTGA
- a CDS encoding HlyD family secretion protein, with the protein MKRRLVFVAAVLGFLASVVAAWLYGRQEPPQPPVFKPAANPYARGVYANGIVESEQPAGANVNVYPDVSGAVTRIYVHDGDPVKAGDVLLTIDDAVQRASAAQLAAQADAAAALLDELNAQPRREVLDVAGAQTRAAQASLKLAQDQYDKQRRAYDIDPKAVSRDALDTAANAVRVAAANLDVVTRQYRLTKAGAWSYDVRNQRAQVVALRRAADAAAALLARYTLRAPADGIVLAMNAALGSYLSPQGIYDTYTRASAPVAVLGAPVDRLQVRCYIDEILIPQLPDLHALKAHMFVRGTSVEADLQFVRVQPYVTPKIELSDQRTERVDVRVLPLIFRIVPNRNVRLFPGQIVDVYVAGK; encoded by the coding sequence ATGAAGCGCCGGCTCGTGTTCGTCGCGGCCGTGCTCGGCTTCCTGGCGAGCGTCGTCGCCGCGTGGCTCTACGGCCGCCAGGAGCCGCCGCAGCCGCCGGTGTTCAAGCCGGCCGCCAATCCGTACGCGCGGGGCGTCTATGCGAACGGCATCGTCGAAAGCGAGCAGCCGGCCGGCGCGAACGTGAACGTCTATCCGGACGTGTCGGGAGCGGTGACGCGCATCTACGTGCACGACGGCGATCCGGTGAAGGCCGGCGACGTGCTGCTGACGATCGACGACGCCGTGCAGCGCGCGAGCGCCGCGCAGCTCGCAGCGCAGGCCGATGCGGCGGCTGCGCTGCTCGACGAGCTGAACGCGCAGCCGCGCCGCGAGGTGCTCGACGTGGCCGGTGCGCAGACCCGGGCCGCGCAGGCGAGCCTCAAGCTCGCGCAGGATCAGTACGACAAGCAGCGGCGCGCGTACGACATCGATCCGAAAGCAGTGAGCCGCGACGCGCTCGATACGGCCGCGAACGCGGTGCGCGTCGCGGCCGCCAACCTGGACGTCGTGACGCGCCAGTATCGTCTGACCAAGGCCGGCGCATGGAGCTACGACGTGCGCAACCAGCGTGCGCAGGTCGTCGCGCTGCGGCGCGCGGCCGATGCGGCCGCCGCGCTGCTGGCCCGCTACACGCTGCGCGCGCCGGCGGACGGCATCGTGCTGGCGATGAACGCGGCGCTCGGCTCGTACCTGAGCCCGCAGGGGATCTACGACACCTACACGCGGGCCAGCGCGCCGGTCGCGGTGCTCGGCGCGCCGGTCGACCGGCTGCAGGTGCGCTGCTACATCGACGAGATCCTGATCCCGCAACTGCCCGACCTGCATGCGCTGAAGGCGCACATGTTCGTGCGCGGCACGTCGGTCGAGGCCGATCTGCAGTTCGTGCGCGTGCAGCCGTACGTGACGCCGAAGATCGAATTGTCTGACCAGCGCACCGAGCGCGTCGACGTGCGCGTGCTGCCGCTGATTTTCCGTATCGTGCCGAACCGCAACGTGCGGCTGTTCCCCGGGCAGATCGTCGATGTGTACGTCGCCGGCAAATGA
- a CDS encoding ABC transporter ATP-binding protein — MTMAGIAIDARGVDKWFGEGEARTQALRDVSMQAHFGEMLLIVGPSGSGKTTLLSVISGILRPDGGSVSIDGVDLWAQPNDAIAEFRLNRIGFVFQDYHLFPRLTTAENVAIPLILKRQPWDDAIQAAHTYLGVVGLANRAQLPPVKLSGGEQQRVAIARAIVSQPDLLILDEPTASLDGDTGRMIMEFVKHEVLNDTRCIVIVTHDARIFEYADRILRMEDGKLTGIERGGVR, encoded by the coding sequence CTGACGATGGCCGGCATCGCGATCGACGCGCGCGGCGTCGACAAATGGTTCGGCGAAGGCGAAGCACGCACGCAAGCGCTGCGCGACGTGTCGATGCAGGCGCACTTCGGTGAGATGCTGCTGATCGTCGGACCATCCGGCAGCGGCAAGACCACGCTGCTCAGCGTAATCTCCGGCATCCTGCGGCCGGACGGCGGCTCGGTGTCGATCGACGGCGTCGACCTGTGGGCGCAGCCGAACGACGCGATCGCCGAGTTCCGGCTCAACCGGATCGGCTTCGTGTTCCAGGACTACCACCTGTTCCCGCGGCTCACGACCGCCGAGAACGTCGCAATTCCGCTGATCCTGAAGCGCCAGCCGTGGGACGACGCGATCCAGGCCGCGCACACCTACCTGGGCGTCGTCGGCCTCGCCAATCGCGCGCAGCTGCCGCCCGTCAAGCTGTCCGGCGGCGAGCAGCAGCGCGTGGCGATCGCGCGCGCGATCGTCAGCCAGCCCGACCTGCTGATCCTCGACGAGCCGACCGCGTCGCTCGACGGCGACACCGGCCGCATGATCATGGAGTTCGTCAAGCACGAGGTGCTGAACGACACGCGCTGCATCGTGATCGTCACGCACGACGCGCGGATCTTCGAATACGCGGATCGCATCCTGCGCATGGAAGACGGCAAGCTGACCGGCATCGAGCGCGGAGGCGTGCGATGA
- a CDS encoding sensor domain-containing diguanylate cyclase encodes MSDLSNRSQDYVDGEMVSFAVVGRDAHGEFVINACNARFIQMAGGIAADWNTFPISFDALILNQVGLELCEKLRACFTSGAAQELRQSFALHDGVHPWHLSLKPLRHTSSGTAVHEVLVTGFDTASETRLTHELEVSASRFRAVVDSAYDAIVTINEQHNITFFNRAAENLFGYKSAEVLGQRIEVLLPEKFRANHSRNVGRFADSVQMSLRSITPPRMDESNSVYGRHRDGTVIPVEIAISKIEVNGVIEFTAVVRDIRERAELIALLKKQAVTDALTGLANRREFLNFVEKVLGTDDLLSVFILDIDYFKKINDGYGHDIGDEVLRVLAKVGMSIPHESGLFARWGGEEFVAALPGADAADVRLIAETLRRRFEEQDFEHAWRVKPIQFTVSIGVVTREAGERDVDALMRRADRALYAAKESGRNRIEVG; translated from the coding sequence ATGTCGGATTTGAGTAACAGATCACAAGATTACGTGGACGGCGAGATGGTCAGCTTCGCTGTCGTCGGGCGCGATGCTCACGGCGAATTCGTCATCAATGCCTGCAACGCCCGGTTCATCCAAATGGCGGGTGGGATAGCTGCGGATTGGAACACGTTCCCCATCTCATTCGACGCTCTGATTCTGAATCAAGTGGGACTCGAGTTGTGCGAAAAGCTTCGGGCATGCTTCACGTCCGGAGCGGCGCAGGAACTGCGGCAGTCTTTCGCGCTTCATGACGGCGTACACCCGTGGCACCTCTCGCTTAAACCCCTCAGACATACGAGCAGTGGAACGGCCGTGCACGAAGTCCTCGTGACAGGTTTCGATACTGCCTCGGAAACGCGGCTGACACATGAACTCGAAGTGAGTGCTTCCCGTTTTCGGGCGGTGGTCGACTCCGCTTACGACGCGATTGTAACGATCAACGAACAGCACAACATCACGTTCTTCAATCGCGCGGCAGAGAACCTGTTCGGCTACAAGTCCGCCGAGGTGCTGGGACAGCGGATCGAAGTCCTGTTGCCGGAAAAGTTTCGCGCGAATCATTCCCGGAACGTCGGGCGGTTCGCAGACTCCGTACAGATGAGCCTGCGGTCGATTACACCGCCCCGCATGGACGAAAGCAACAGCGTGTATGGACGGCATCGGGATGGCACGGTCATCCCCGTTGAAATCGCCATTTCAAAAATAGAAGTGAACGGCGTCATCGAATTCACGGCAGTCGTTCGCGATATCAGAGAACGCGCTGAGCTCATCGCTCTGCTGAAGAAGCAGGCCGTGACCGACGCGCTGACCGGCCTGGCGAACCGCCGCGAGTTTCTGAATTTTGTCGAAAAGGTGCTCGGCACCGACGACCTCCTGTCTGTGTTTATTCTGGACATCGACTACTTCAAGAAGATCAACGACGGCTACGGCCACGATATCGGCGACGAAGTGCTGCGGGTGCTGGCGAAGGTCGGTATGTCGATTCCGCACGAGTCTGGGTTGTTCGCGCGCTGGGGAGGGGAGGAATTCGTCGCGGCATTGCCGGGCGCAGACGCCGCAGACGTGCGTCTGATCGCGGAGACGCTGCGTCGCCGCTTCGAGGAACAGGATTTCGAGCACGCGTGGCGCGTAAAGCCGATCCAATTTACCGTCAGTATCGGTGTCGTCACACGGGAAGCGGGCGAGCGTGATGTCGATGCGTTGATGCGGCGGGCAGACCGGGCGCTCTATGCGGCGAAAGAGTCGGGCCGTAATCGTATCGAGGTCGGTTAA
- a CDS encoding ABC transporter permease — translation MNGILRLAFKLLVNDGAKFTALIVGITFSVLLMIEMTSLFAGILNKSSASVINIGAKVWVMDPAVKTIANSIGMPGYVLDAVRSIDGVKYAVPLYSGGALVKLRSGAYQAVTVVGLDDASLLGRPTMLQGRIEDIYAENGFIAIQDPEFAKLENPTIGTDFELNDHRGVIVGIAKVAASGLFGTPTLYTTYARAIRYIPSPRFTTSYILVEPKSDADIAHIQAVVKSLGYRAYTRDEFIAQISRFYKYETGLGTNIMLMTIISFIIGLSISGQTFYAFIVENLDKFGALKAIGAKSRELVAMILFQATFTALTGYGIGVGLCVLMISLAKLRIPDYAALITYGNLSLAFGMVVVIAAISSYLGVRRVLRIEPFDIFRG, via the coding sequence ATGAACGGCATCCTGCGCCTCGCCTTCAAGCTGCTCGTCAACGACGGCGCGAAGTTCACCGCGCTGATCGTCGGCATCACGTTCTCGGTGCTGCTGATGATCGAGATGACGTCGCTGTTCGCCGGCATTCTCAACAAGTCGTCGGCGTCGGTGATCAACATCGGCGCGAAGGTCTGGGTGATGGACCCGGCCGTCAAGACGATCGCGAACAGCATCGGCATGCCCGGCTACGTGCTCGACGCCGTGCGCAGCATCGACGGCGTCAAGTACGCGGTTCCGCTCTACTCCGGCGGCGCGCTGGTGAAGCTGCGCTCGGGCGCGTATCAGGCGGTCACGGTGGTCGGCCTCGACGACGCGAGCCTGCTCGGCCGGCCCACGATGCTCCAGGGCCGCATCGAAGACATCTACGCGGAAAACGGCTTCATCGCGATTCAGGACCCGGAGTTCGCGAAGCTGGAGAACCCGACCATCGGCACCGATTTCGAGCTGAACGATCATCGCGGCGTGATCGTCGGCATCGCGAAGGTCGCCGCGAGCGGCCTGTTCGGCACGCCGACGCTCTACACCACCTACGCACGCGCGATCCGCTACATCCCGTCGCCGCGCTTCACGACCTCGTACATCCTCGTCGAGCCGAAGTCCGATGCGGACATCGCGCACATCCAGGCCGTCGTGAAGTCGCTCGGCTACCGCGCGTACACGCGCGACGAGTTCATCGCGCAGATCTCGCGCTTCTACAAGTACGAAACCGGGCTCGGCACCAACATCATGCTGATGACGATCATCAGCTTCATCATCGGCCTGTCGATTTCCGGGCAGACCTTCTACGCGTTCATCGTCGAGAACCTCGACAAGTTCGGCGCGCTGAAGGCGATCGGCGCGAAGAGCCGCGAGCTGGTCGCGATGATCCTGTTCCAGGCGACCTTCACCGCGCTGACCGGCTACGGCATCGGCGTCGGGCTGTGCGTGCTGATGATCTCGCTCGCCAAGCTGCGCATCCCCGACTACGCGGCGCTCATCACGTACGGCAACCTGTCGCTCGCGTTCGGGATGGTCGTCGTGATCGCGGCGATCTCGAGCTATCTCGGCGTGCGGCGCGTGCTGCGCATCGAGCCCTTCGACATCTTCCGGGGCTGA
- a CDS encoding M20 family metallopeptidase, which yields MPALVEATKDAIESLLPELEAIYKDLHEHPELSMQEVRTARIAADYLEHVGYDVTRGIGMTGVVAVLRNGDGPTVMLRADMDALPMAEATGLPYASTARAKDEDGLEVGVAHSCGHDMHVTWLMGVAHLMAAHRDAWRGTLMAVFQPGEEVARGARSMIDDGMAERFPKPDVILGQHVMVGAAGTVGYRSGTILSAGDSLKVRLFGRGSHGSQPQTSIDPVIMAASTTLRLQTIVSREISPRDSAVLTIGALQAGTKENIIPDDATLKLNMRTFDEDVREYMLGAIRRICCAECMASNAPREPEFTTLSSYPLTINDAQASERLRAAFEAHFGERAYETPPAAASEDFSVFGREWGVPYGFWFIGGTDPDTFRKALAEKKLNEIPSNHSPKFAPVLDPTLRTGLEAMLCAAGAWLDQRDTSA from the coding sequence ATGCCTGCATTGGTGGAAGCGACCAAGGACGCCATCGAAAGCCTCCTACCTGAGCTCGAAGCGATCTACAAGGACCTGCACGAGCATCCCGAACTGTCGATGCAGGAAGTGCGCACCGCACGTATTGCAGCCGATTATCTCGAACATGTCGGTTATGACGTTACGCGGGGTATTGGCATGACCGGCGTCGTGGCGGTGTTACGCAACGGCGACGGTCCGACTGTAATGTTGCGCGCCGACATGGATGCGCTTCCGATGGCAGAGGCGACCGGATTGCCGTATGCCAGCACGGCGAGGGCGAAGGACGAGGATGGCCTCGAAGTGGGCGTCGCGCACTCGTGCGGCCACGACATGCACGTGACCTGGCTGATGGGTGTCGCACACCTGATGGCGGCGCACCGGGACGCCTGGCGCGGAACGCTGATGGCGGTCTTTCAGCCGGGCGAGGAGGTGGCGCGCGGCGCCCGCAGCATGATTGACGACGGCATGGCCGAACGCTTCCCGAAGCCGGACGTCATCCTTGGTCAGCACGTCATGGTTGGCGCGGCGGGCACGGTCGGCTATCGGAGCGGCACGATCCTTTCGGCGGGCGACAGTTTGAAGGTAAGGTTGTTTGGACGCGGTTCGCACGGATCGCAGCCACAAACCTCGATCGATCCGGTCATCATGGCGGCTTCGACGACGCTCCGTCTGCAGACGATCGTATCGCGGGAAATCTCCCCGCGCGATAGCGCGGTGCTGACGATTGGTGCGCTGCAGGCGGGAACGAAAGAGAACATCATCCCGGACGACGCGACGCTCAAGCTCAACATGCGCACATTCGACGAAGACGTGCGCGAATACATGCTGGGTGCGATCCGTCGCATCTGTTGCGCGGAATGCATGGCTTCCAACGCACCACGCGAACCCGAATTCACGACGCTCTCGAGTTATCCGCTGACGATCAACGACGCGCAGGCAAGCGAGCGTCTGAGGGCGGCATTCGAAGCGCACTTTGGCGAGCGCGCCTACGAAACGCCCCCGGCAGCGGCGAGCGAGGACTTCAGCGTATTCGGGCGCGAATGGGGCGTGCCATATGGGTTCTGGTTCATCGGCGGGACCGATCCGGATACGTTTAGAAAGGCGTTGGCGGAGAAAAAGCTCAACGAGATTCCCAGCAACCATTCGCCGAAGTTCGCGCCGGTACTCGACCCGACGCTGCGTACGGGGCTGGAAGCGATGCTATGCGCGGCCGGGGCGTGGCTCGACCAGCGAGATACATCGGCGTGA
- a CDS encoding DUF2964 family protein, with protein MIRLQYRSTLATSCVFIALASLLGVVHAMLIDEQVAPYAIVALVSGIVGFVAQLNPASS; from the coding sequence ATGATTCGACTGCAATATCGAAGCACGCTGGCGACGTCCTGCGTGTTCATCGCGCTCGCATCGCTGCTCGGCGTCGTCCACGCGATGCTGATCGACGAGCAGGTCGCGCCGTATGCGATCGTCGCGCTGGTGTCGGGCATCGTCGGCTTCGTCGCCCAGCTGAACCCGGCGTCGAGCTAG
- a CDS encoding MBL fold metallo-hydrolase RNA specificity domain-containing protein — MKLTFLGATETVTGSKYLVEHGGRRVLVDCGLFQGTKNLRLRNWSPLPFPPDTLDAVILTHAHLDHSGYLPVLASDGYHGPVYCTAATAELCEIMLRDSARLQEEEADFANRHGYSKHHPARPLYTMDDALRALRLLTPRAFDECVPLGGALSFRLLPAGHILGAASVVMNWNHKVLAFSGDLGRRHDPIMRAPTPPAHADYVVVESTYGDRLHPDSDPESELAALFEKTFARGGVVVMPCFTVGRAQQILHYIARLKATGRMAHVPVYLDSPMATDVTEVYRHHLLEHRLTLSESDALGHAATMVRTVDQSKAIAGHQGPMVIIAGSGMATGGRVLHHLTRYAPDARNTIALVGYQAAGTRGAALAAHEPTLKIHGEYVRVRAQIESITTLSAHGDYEDVLKWLGTMQGAPVRTFVTHGEPAAADALRRRIADTLHWTCEVPVYEQCVDLNEGDEMGGRDEGGTAAAPADGTQQPAARSS, encoded by the coding sequence ATGAAACTGACTTTTCTCGGCGCGACCGAAACCGTCACCGGCTCGAAATACCTGGTCGAGCATGGCGGCCGGCGCGTGCTGGTCGACTGCGGCCTGTTCCAGGGCACGAAGAACCTGCGCCTGCGCAACTGGAGCCCGCTGCCGTTCCCGCCCGACACGCTGGACGCGGTCATTCTCACGCACGCGCACCTCGACCACAGCGGCTACCTGCCGGTGCTGGCGAGCGACGGCTATCACGGGCCGGTGTACTGCACGGCGGCGACCGCCGAACTGTGCGAAATCATGCTGCGCGACAGCGCGCGGCTGCAGGAGGAGGAAGCCGATTTCGCGAACCGCCACGGCTACTCGAAACACCATCCGGCGCGGCCGCTCTACACGATGGACGACGCGCTGCGCGCGCTGCGCCTGCTGACGCCGCGCGCGTTCGACGAATGCGTGCCGCTGGGCGGCGCGCTGTCGTTCCGGCTGCTGCCCGCCGGCCACATTCTCGGCGCGGCGAGCGTCGTGATGAACTGGAATCACAAGGTGCTCGCTTTCTCTGGCGACCTCGGCCGCCGCCACGACCCGATCATGCGCGCGCCGACGCCGCCGGCCCATGCGGACTACGTGGTCGTCGAGTCGACCTACGGCGACCGTCTGCATCCCGATTCGGATCCCGAAAGCGAACTGGCCGCGCTGTTCGAGAAGACTTTCGCGCGGGGCGGCGTGGTCGTGATGCCCTGCTTCACCGTCGGCCGGGCGCAGCAGATCCTGCATTACATCGCCCGGCTGAAGGCGACCGGCCGCATGGCGCACGTCCCGGTGTATCTCGACAGCCCGATGGCGACGGACGTGACCGAGGTCTATCGCCATCACCTTCTCGAGCACCGGCTGACCCTGTCCGAATCGGACGCGCTCGGCCATGCGGCGACCATGGTGCGCACGGTCGATCAGTCGAAGGCCATCGCCGGGCACCAAGGCCCGATGGTGATCATTGCCGGAAGCGGGATGGCGACGGGCGGGCGGGTGCTGCATCACCTGACCCGCTACGCCCCCGACGCGCGGAACACGATCGCGCTGGTCGGCTACCAGGCCGCCGGCACGCGCGGCGCGGCGCTCGCCGCACACGAGCCGACCCTGAAGATCCACGGCGAATACGTGCGGGTGCGCGCGCAGATCGAATCGATCACGACGCTGTCGGCTCATGGCGATTACGAGGACGTGCTCAAATGGCTCGGCACGATGCAGGGTGCGCCGGTGCGAACCTTCGTCACACATGGGGAGCCGGCCGCCGCGGATGCGCTGCGCCGGCGCATCGCTGATACGCTGCACTGGACTTGTGAGGTGCCGGTTTATGAGCAGTGTGTCGATTTGAATGAGGGGGATGAGATGGGCGGGCGCGACGAAGGCGGAACCGCAGCCGCGCCGGCCGATGGCACGCAGCAGCCCGCTGCGCGCTCGTCCTGA